Genomic window (Chryseobacterium sp. H1D6B):
AGAAAGAGTAGTTACCTGTGTAAAGATTAAGTTTAGAGTAATCTAAATCTCCAATATGCGTACAAACCGTATCCAAGAAGTGACGGTCGTGAGACACAACAATTACGGTGTTTTCATAATCTGCAAGGAAGTTTTCTAACCAAGCGATAGTTTCAATATCTAAATCGTTGGTAGGCTCATCCAGAATCAGTACATCAGGATTTCCAAAAAGAGCTTGAGCCAACAAAACTTTTACTTTGTCTTTGTTCTCAAGTTCACCCATGGTCTGCCAATGCATATCATCTTTGACACCTACGTTAGATAGCATGGTCTGTGCGTCAGATTCTGAATTCCATCCGCCCATTTCATCATAAATAACGCCCAGCTCTCCTGCTTTTATACCGTCTGCATCAGAAAAATCTTCTTTTGCATACAAGGCGTCCATTTCCTCTTTTATTTCAAATAACTTTTTATTACCTCTTAATACGGTTTCAAGAACGTTAAATTCGTCGTAAGCAAAGTGATCCTGTTCCAAAACGGACAGTCTTTTACCCGGTTCTAGTGATACACTTCCTGTTGTAGGGTCCTGCTGTCCAGTCAATATTTTAAGAAATGTTGATTTTCCTGCACCATTAGCTCCAATGATCCCATAACAATTTCCTTTAGCAAACATGATGTTTACATCGTCAAAAAGAATTCTTTTCCCGAATTGTAAAGATAAGTTAGATACTGTTAACATATAGTTTTGTAAATTTGGCGCAAAAATACGAAAAGAATTTGGGTATTTCGTAATAATGTAATAGCCAAGTTTTTAAATAAGAATTATTTTTTCGTATGTTAGATCAATGAAATTTTATTGATAATGAAAATTGAAAAGACAGTTAATATATTTAATAGAAGAGCGAGATTTGAATATGAAATCCTTGAAGAGTTTGAAGCCGGAATGGTTCTTACAGGGACTGAAATAAAATCTTTGCGTTCTTCTAAAGCATCCATTACAGAATCGTTCTGTCAGTTTATTGATGGGGAATTATATATCATTAACATGATGATTGATGAGTATAAATTGGGGACTTTTTATAATCATAAAACAAAAAGGGAACGGAAATTGCTGTTGCACAAAAAAGAATTGTTAAAACTTGAAAAGAAGTTGAAGGATGCAGGAAACACAGTTATACCTTTAAAATTATATATAAACGATAAAGGGAAAGCAAAGGTGTTGATAGCATTGGGAAGAGGGAAAAAGCTTTTCGATAAAAGAGAGGCAATAAAAGATAGAGAAAGTAAACGAAACCTAGACAGAATATTAAAGAAAAGTTAAAAATCATTTAAAAAACTTTGTATATAAAGAAAAATTATATTTATTTTGCATTATCAATTATTTAATCATTTAATTCTATGAAAAATCTAAAATTAGGAATTTCAGCATTGGCGCTTACTGTAGCCTCTACTGTTTTCGCTCAGACTACCAACAATCCGTGGTTGATCGGAGTTGGTGCTCATGCGGAAAACCATAAAGCACAGCAGGGTAACTTCAGTAATACGTTCTCTGCTAATAATTTGACGAAGACGATGTTCAATATGAACAACTTCTCTATCACTCCTCCATTGTCTAAGCTTACTGTAGCTAGAAACATTGGTAAAGGATTGGTTATTGACTGGCAGACTTCTGTAGGAAATGTTGAGAATAAGAGATTCAACATGGGGAAAGAATTCATGTTAATGACTGGTCTTGGTTTCCAAGCTAAAGCAGCAGGGCTTTTATGGAACGAAGAGTCTTGGTTTGACCCTTACTTAAGAGTAGGTGCTAACTATTTAAGACATGATTATACTTCACTTACGTTCCCTAGAACAGACGTTAATGGAAATTATGTTGAAAATGGAGACGGTGGTAACGAAAATGGTAAAGCTAACTTCTTTACAGTTTCTACTGGTGCAGGTGCTAACTTCTGGGTAACTAAGAACTTCGGTCTTGGTGTTCAAGGAGATTATGTTTCAACTCCAGGTGATAAATCTAATGTTGCTAACTTCTGGCAGGCTTCTGCTTCATTATTATTCAGATTTGGTAACAGAGATAGAGATAAGGATGGTATCCTAGATAAAGATGATCTTTGTCCAGATACTCCAGGTTTACCAGAATTCCAAGGTTGTCCTGATACAGACGGTGATGGAGTTCCAGATAAAGACGATCAATGTCCAGACGTAGCTGGTCCAGTTGAAAATAACGGTTGTCCTTGGCCAGATACAGATGGTGACGGTGTTATCGATAAAGATGATGCTTGTCCTACAGTAGCAGGTCCTGCTGAAAACAACGGTTGTCCTTGGCCAGACACAGATGGTGACGGTATCTTAGATAAAGATGATGCTTGTCCTACAGTTCCTGGATTACCAGAATACAACGGATGTCCTAAGCCTAAGAAACAAACTGCTGTTGAAGTAGAAAACGAATTCAGAAATGTTTATTTCGATTTCAACAAATCTTCAATCAAAGCAGAATCTAAACCAGCTTTAGATAAAGCAGCTGACATCATTAAGAAAGATGGAGGTCACTATCTATTAGAAGGTAGAACAGATGCTAAAGGTTCTGAAGTTTACAACTTGAAGTTATCTAGAGAAAGAGCTGCTTCTGTAGTTGCTGCTTTAGATGCAAGAGGTGTTGACGCTAACGCTCTTAAATCTGTAGGAGTTGGTAAAGCTAAAGCTACAGTTCCAGCAACTGCTTCTGACGCTGAAAGACAAGCGGACAGAAAAGTAGTTGTAACTGCTATTGAGGACGATGCTCAATGGAATACAATCGCTAAGAAAGATTACGCTGATGCTCCAGTTAAGAAAGCAGTAGCTAAGAAAAAAGCTCCAGCTAAAAAAGCGACAGCTAAAAAGAAAAAATAATTAATTTTTCTAAATAATGAATACCTCCAAATTTTTTTGGAGGTATTTTTTTTTCGTATACTTTTGAGTAATTTTGTCAAAAATTTAAAATAATAATGGGAAGAGCGTTTGAATATAGAAAAGCTTCTAAAATGGCCCGTTGGGATAAAATGGCCAAGACTTTTTCTAAGATAGGTAAAGACATTGCACTAGCTGTAAAAGCAGGAGGGCCAGATGTAGAGGCTAATCCAGCCCTAAGAAGATGTATCCAGAATGCAAAAGGGGCAAACATGCCTAAAGATAATGTAGAAAGAGCAATCAAAAAAGCAAGCGGTGCAGATGCTGAAAACTATGAAGAGATTACTTATGAAGGATACGGCCAGGGAGGTGTTGCATTCTTCATAGAATGTACTACTAATAATACAACAAGGACTGTTGCTAACGTAAGAGCGATTTTCAATAAGTTTGATGGTAACCTTGGAAAGAATGGTGAATTAGCATTTATCTTCGACAGAAAAGGTATTTTTAATATTGATATGTCCCAGATTAAAATGGATTGGGATGATTTCGAAATGGAAATGATCGATGGCGGCGCTGAAGAAATAGATAAAGATGAAGAAGAAGTAATGATTACTACTGCTTTTGAAGATTTTGGTTCCATGTCACATAAGCTGGATGAATTAGGAATTGAGGTTAAAAGCGCAGAACTTCAAAGAATTCCTAATAATACTAAAGAAGTTACAGAAGAACAGTTCAAAGTAAATATGAAGATGCTTGACCGTTTCGAAGAGGATGATGACGTTCAAAACGTATATCACAATATGGAAATTACAGACGAATTATTAAACTCTCTGTAAAGAAATAATATAACATTCATATACAGTTAACTTTCAATTAGTTTCTTTGCATAAAACTATGAAAAGAAACGTAGAGTTAGTTGTTATTTCGGATGTTCATTTGGGAACTTATGGATGTAAGGCTAAAGAATTATTAAGATATCTTAATTCAATCCATCCCAAGACCTTGGTTTTGAATGGTGATATTATAGATATCTGGCAGTTCAAAAAGTCTTACTTCCCTAAACCTCATTTAAAGGTCATTAAGAAAATTATTTCACTGGCAACCAAAAGTACAGATGTTTACTACATTACAGGAAACCATGATGAAATGTTCAGAAAATTTACCGATTTTCAATTAGGTAAGCTTAAAGTATGCAATAAACTCTGTTTAAATATTAATCAAAAGAAGACGTGGATTTTCCATGGAGATGTATTTGATGCTTCAGTACAGCACTCTAAATGGATTGCTAAGCTCGGTGGAAAGGGGTATGACCTGCTGATTGTTATCAATAATGTGGTCAATTGGTTTTTAGAAAAGATGGGTAAAGAGAAATATTCATTTTCGAAAAAGATCAAGAATAATGTGAAAAAAGCTGTAAAATACATCGGCGATTTTGAACTCACAGCCTCCGAACTGGCTATTGACAATCACTACGATTATGTGATCTGCGGGCACATTCATCAGCCTCAAATACGCACTGTATCAAATAAAAAAGGTTCTTGTACTTATATGAATTCTGGAGACTGGATAGAAAATTTATCCGCTTTAGAGTATAATGATAATAAGTGGGATATTTTCTATTATGATGATCATAAGCATCTGCTCCAAGATGATGAGACTGAAGAAATTCAAGACATGAATAGTTCTGAGCTTTTAAAGATAGTAACCAATTTTTCCTAAATGAAGATTTTATACGCATTTCAAGGTACTGGGAACGGACATGTGGCAAGGGCACAGGAGATTATTCCTATTCTTAAAAAATATGCCTCAGTTGAAACTCTAATCAGCGGCCACCAGTCGCAGTTAAAGGCTGATTTTGACGTTAACTTTCAACACAGGGGTATTTCATTGCTGTATAATAAAACGGGAGGTTTATCTTATCGAAAAACGTTTTCGGAAAATAAGTTTCTTGATGCCGTAAAAACGATCAAAGAAATTGAGCTGTCTCAATACGATTTAATAATTAACGATTATGAACCATTGACAGGGTGGGCTTGTAAGCTGAAAAAACTGCCGATGATCGAATTGAGCCATCAAGCCTCAATGAGCTTCGCAGAAACGCCAAAACCTGAAAAGAAAGATTTCTTGGGAGAATTGATTTTAAAATATTATGTTCCAAGCGAAAGAAAAATAGGTTTTCATTTCGAAAATTACCATCCACAGATCAAAAAACCTGTTATCAGAAGAAAAATAAGAAAACTCAATCCTGATAAAAAGGGATATTATCTTGTTTATCTGCCAAGCTTCTCTGATGAAAATATCATTAAATTTTTAAGACAGATTCCTGTAGAATGGAAGGTTTTTTCAAAAAACAGTAAGCTACAGATAAAAGTAAAAAATGTTGAAGTCTTTCCAATTGATGAAACGGAATACTTGAAATATTTTGAAAACTGTGAAGGTATTTTATGTAATGCCGGTTTTGAAACTCCTGCAGAAGCACTTTTTATGGATAAAAAGCTTTTTGTTATTCCAATTCACAATCAATACGAGCAGGAATGTAATGCCTGTGCTTTGGATAAGATGGGAATTGATAACTCTAAAACGCTGAAATTAGATGAAATAATGGAGTGGGTAGCTTCTGATCATCACCTGAAAGTAAACTACCCGGATAATATAGAAGAGATCTTAGTGAATGAAGTGTTAATTCTTTAAAAAGATATCATCTACATCATTCATTCTCGTCATTACAGCTCTTGCATAAGAACAGTGCGGATACACTTTCCAATTGTTTTCTCTTGCAAATTTTATGGCTTCTTCTACGAGATATTTTCCCATCCCCCTGCCTTCAAATTCGGCATGAACCAAAACAAAAGAAATAATCAATTTATTCTCGTCAGGGAAAATAGTGTAGGTAAGTCTTCCCACCTCTTTGGTTTCGTTATTTAAGGTAAGAACACCGCCGTTTCCTGATTTATTGTTTTCAAATTTCATAATTAAGCTTTAATAGTTGAGATACAAAAAGTGCACCGACTTTATTTTAATCATAAATGATGCTAATTATCTTTCCCTGTATAATAATTATAGTCTTTGATGACAATACTGATAAATTGTCTTTCCGTCAATTTTGTAGGATCAATTTCAAGTTTTAAAATTCCTTTAATTTTCTCAGAAAGCTTATTGATGATCTGCCTGTCGTCCACCCGAAGCGCTTTTGTATAGTTGTCTTTAATAATTCTCATATCATTATCGCTTAAGGCAATTACCTGAGGGAAAGAAGGAACGTAATCTACGTGGATATTTTCAAGAATAGTATGAGAGATATTGATGTTGTTTTTTAGAGAGATTACAGCCGTTCCGGAAGCCATATCTCCCAGACGCTGATTATTTTTCGAAACAATCATAGCAATTAAGCCGATCACTCCTGCGAAAGAAGTGTCAATCAGCCTGAAAACCCATCGAATTAAATAATCACCGAAGCTGGCCTGGTACCCGTCAATTTTCACAACACGGATTTTCATCGCTTTTTTACCGGGAGTCTGTCCTTCCATAAGGCTTTCCAGAACTAAAGGATAAATAAAAGTAGGAAAAAGAAGCATGATATAAATTGCACCGACTGACCATTGATCCAGACCGTTTAAAATATATCCCAAATCAAAAAGATTGAAAAAAAGATAAAGAATAGTAACACTGTAAGCAACCTTTATCAGCAGATCAATTGTAAACGCAAGCATTCTTTCTCCAACACTCGCTGTGTTGAAATTAATATTTACATTTTGTGAAGTATTAATCGCGATTTGAGACATATTTTTTATTATTTTAGCCTTAAGATTATGAGAGAAGTTTATTTCATCAAACAAAATAAAGAAAAATGGTTGGGAATTGAACAGGTTATTCAAGGGAAAATGAAAAAAAATCCTGATGACCTGTCTTCGCTGTATATTAATCTTACGAATGATCTTGCTTTTGCCCAGACATACTATCCGAAAAGTAATACAACTGTTTATCTCAATCATCTCGCTTCTCAAATATTTCAGAAGATCTATAAGACAAAAAGGGTAGAGCAGAACAGAATTCTGTATTTTTTCAAAACTGAAGTTCCCATGCTGGTATTTCAATACAGAAGGTATTTGATGTATGCTTTTCTGTTTTTTATTCTGTTTACGATGATGGGAGTTCTTTCTGCTATTTATGATAAAGATATTTTAACCGTTACGATTCCTAATGGTGAATCCTATGTAAATGAAACGATCTCAAATATTAAAAAAGGAAATGCAGTAGCTGTTTATCAGCAGGGATCTACTTGGGGCAGTACAATTGGAATAATTTTCAATAATATAGGAGTAGGAGCTAAATTGTATCTCTATGGGATTTTTGGAGGTGTAGGGACTTTGTTTGCATTGCTGTCAAATAGTATGATGCTCGGATCTTTCCAGTATTTTTTCTATGATTACGGAGCCTTGAAAGACAGCGCAAGAGGGATTTGGCTTCACGGCGTTTTTGAAATTTTTGCAATGGTCGTTGAAGCGATGTGCGGATTAATTTTAGGTGCATCCATCCTGTTTCCAAGAACGCTTTCAAGATTTAATTCTTTTAAAAATGGATTTAAAGATTCATTCAAGATATTTCTGAGTACCATTCCTTTTACAATCTGTGCAGGAATTATCGAAGGATATATTACAAGACATGCTTTAAAAATGCCTTTACTGCTGAATGTGATCATCATATTCGGCTCACTGGCGGTGATAGGATTTTATTATTTTATTTATCCTTCTATTGTCAATAAAAAACTTAATAACCACATAAATGATGCAGTTTTATAAAAAAAGAGATTTCGGAACTTTTATAAGCGACAGTCTTTCCTTTTTCAAATTATACGGTAAAAATTATTTCAAGAATTATATTTTGCTTAACGGACTTCTGATGATCTTATTGGTCGTGGTCTGTATTTTTGGGTATAAAGAACTTTTCATGCAGGCTTTCGGCTCTAATACAAGCGGCGAGAGCTATTATTTTGAAAAATATTTTGAAGATAATTTAGGAATGCTGTTCGTTGTCGGAATATTGACATTTTTGCTGTTCCTGCTTCTTATGATCGTTAATTATCTATATCCCGTTTTCTATCTAAGAAGACTGGCACAAGGTCAGGAAAAGATAAAGATGGATGATATTTTAAGTGATTTTAAGAACAATGCAAAAAGAATTGTATTTCTCTGCTTAGGAATGGTTTTTATTGTCACTCCATTAGCAATGATTGTTATAGGAATTACTTCTGCTTTGATATTTATTATCATAGGAATCTTTTTATTACTGCTTGTTCTTCCCACTTTATTTAATGTGGTAACCTTTTTAATGTATGATTATTTTAACAGCAGTAGAGGCTTTTTTGAAAGTTTAAGCTATTCCATAAGATCTCAGTTTTCTTATGCGAACGGCAGAGAAAGATCTCCTTATTGGAAATATTGGGGGGCAGCCATTATTATTTATATTATATTGTATGTGATCACTACTGTTTTTACATATGTTCCAATGGTGTTTTTTTACGGTTCAATGTTTACGACACCGCATAGCGGTAATTTTGAACAGAATCCTTTCAACGGAGCTTTTGGAGTTGCGATATTTTTTATCTACGGAATTTCAATGCTTGTATCATTTTTTCTTTCCAATATTCTCTACGTGAATGCGGGACTTATGTATTACGACAGCAGAACCGACCTTCATCAAAAAGTAGAACTTGCAGAAATAGAAACCATCGGTATTAATGAATAAATTTTTTATTTTTTTACTGATATTTTTCTCAGCCGGATGTACATATGCTCAAGATAAAAATGATCCGACGGTTGCGGAAGAGTATATAGAAGATTCGCTGGACACCGGGCATTACAAAAATATGGTCCGGGCAGACTCTGTATTGTTGCAGCACCCAGTTTCTGAAAATACGGTTCATCCGAAAAAATTCCAGGAAGATCTTAGTTCAAGATATAAAGGAAACGAATTTGATTATTCCACTTCAAAACCAAGAGAGTCTTTCTGGCAGAAGCTTCAAAGAAAAATAGCTAAAATCATCCAGAGTATTTTCGGGGAGACAAGTTTAGAAACTTCCGCTAATGTTACATGGATCATTATCCGCCTGTTTGCAATCATTCTTATAGGTTTCCTGCTTTATTTTATTGTTAAATATCTGATAGGGAAAAACGGGAATTTATTTTTTGGAAAAAAGAACAGGAAAATGATCATCAATGAAGAAGAACTCCATGAAAATATCCATGAGATTAATTTTCCTGAAAGCATAGCCGGTTTTGAAAGAACAGGAGATTACCGGTCTGCCGTGCGGTATCAGTTCTTATTTGTTCTTAAAAAATTAAGTGACAAAAAACTTATAAGCTGGAACCCGGAAAAGACGAATAAAGATTATGCAGCAGAATTAAAAGCACCGCATTTAAAAAATGAATTTTCCAATCTTTCTTACATATTCGATTATGTCTGGTATGGAGAATTCAGTATTGACGAACAGAATTATCTGAAATTTAAAAATCAATATCAAACATTTAAACCGTAATTAAAATTTTCTAGTAATGAATAAGACTTTCAAAATATATGCTGTAATTTTCATCATTATCATGGTGATTTTGGCATTGCTTGAAGTTAACAAAAAGGAAGTTACGGACTGGCGTAAAAATTTTGATGTTAATGAAAAATCTCCTTTCGGACTGTTTGTATTTAACCAGGAAGTAAAACATCTTTTTAAAAATAATTTTAAAAAAGTAAATCAGTCGCCGTTTGAATATTACAATAAAAATAAAGCAGCACCACATAATATCTTAGTGGTAGAAAGCAAAATAGATACAGAATCATGGAATAAGATACTTGAGGCAGTTTCTAAAGGTTCAGATGCGATGCTGATTGTAGACGATATTCCGAAAGAGGTTTCAGACAGTATCGGTTATTATGATTCTGAGATTTCTTTTGATGAAAAGAATATTTTAAAACTTACTGATAAACAATATCAGAATGATTTTATTACATTAGATAAATTCCCATCTGGGAAAGGATTCTCCTATATTAAACCTGGAGTTGAAGTTCTTGGGAAGACAGTGGAAGAAGACAATTCAGACCAGGCGAATTTTATTAAAGTTAAATTTGGAAAAGGAACTATTTACGTTCATAGCGAACCGCTTTTCCTTACCAACTACTATCTGCTGAAATCCGGCAATATAAAATATGCACAGGATATTTTTTCCTATTTGGATGATAAAGAGACGCTTTGGTTTGTAGAAAGTCATTCTTCAGAAGCTTCAAGATTCTTTATGAGGTTTATCTTGTCAAAACCTGCATTGAAATATGCATGGTGGATATTTTTAGGAGGGCTTGTTCTGTTTATTTTCTTCAATGCAAAAAGAAAACAGCGTATCGTACCTATTATTGATCCTTTGAGAAACACCTCGGTAGATTTTGTCAAAAGTATCGGAAATCTGTATCTTCAGGAAGGCGATTTTCACGATATGATGGCAAAGAAAGCCCAATATTTTCTGAATAAAATAAGAATGGACCTTCTCATTGATACCCAAAATTTAGATGATGACTTTGCTAAAAAACTTCACCTAAAAACAGGAAAAACAATGGAGATGATTAATGAAGCTATAGAGCTTATTAAAAAAGCCCAGGATCCCTATGCAGGCGTAATGAAAGAAGATCTTATGAGAATGAACAGGCTGCTGGATGAAATTTTAAAATAAATAATAATGTAGAACCGGAGGAATCCGGATGAAATAAAAAAGCATAAAAATGGAAAACCTAGAAAATTCTGAAAATCAAAACCCAATAAACCTTGATAAAAAAGAAGGAGAATTTGAGTCTAGAATTGACATGATGGAACTTCGTGAAAGTTTAGGCAGAGTAAAATCTGAAATTGCAAAAGTCATTGTAGGACAGGAAAACATGATCGAACATCTTTTGGCAGCACTTTTGTCAAACGGACACGTTTTAATTGAAGGTGTTCCGGGCGTTGCTAAAACGATTACGGCAAAATTACTGGCAAAGACGATCGATGTAGATTTCAGCAGAATCCAGTTTACGCCGGATCTAATGCCTTCTGATATTTTAGGAACATCAATTTTCAATGTGAGAAATTCTGAATTTGAATTTAAAAAAGGACCTATTTTCTCTAATTTTATTTTGATTGACGAGATCAACAGGTCTCCTGCAAAAACTCAGGCTGCATTGTTTGAAGTAATGGAAGAGAGACAGATCACAATGGACGGTATCCGCTATATACTGGATGAGCCGTTTTTAGTGGTGGCTACCCAGAACCCGATTGAGCATGAAGGAACTTATAGGCTTCCAGAAGCACAGCTGGATCGTTTTCTCTTCAAGATCAACGTAGGATATCCGAATCTTGAGCAGGAAATTGCCATTATCAAAAACCAGCACGAAAGCAAAAGAGAAGATAAAACAGAAGTTGTCCACCGTGTCATTACAGCACAGCAGCTTAAAAATTATCAGAAACTGGTAAAAGAAATCATTGTTGAGGCTCAGCTGATGGAATACATTGCTAAAATCATTGTAAACACCAGAGAAAATCAATTCTTGTACTTAGGAGCTTCGCCGAGAGCAAGTCTAGCGCTTCTTACCGCTTCAAAATCTTTTGCAGCATTGAGAGGAAGGGATTTTGTAACTCCGGAAGATATTAAAGAAGCAAGTTATGCAGTTTTAAGACACAGAGTAATCGTTTCGCCGGAAAGAGAAATGGAAGGCCTGACTGCAGATGAAATTATCCGCCAGATATTGGAGGGGATAGAAATTCCTAGATAGTAGAAGTTATAATGCTTAAAAATTTATACATAAATAACCGTTTCTTCTTCGCGCTCATCGGAGTGGGAATTCTTTATGTCCTGGCATTTTTCTTTCCAATTTTGATGGTTTTTGCCCATATTGTTTTACTGCTTTGTTTTCTTGCTGTAATGATAGATGGTCTTCTGCTTTTTAATCAGAAAGATGGAATCTTAGCACAGAGAATATTACCCGAAAAATTGTCTAACGGAGATGAAAATCCCGTGAAAATAGATATCAAAAATAATTACAGTTTTAAGATCAATGCGAAAGTAATTGATGAGATTCCGTTTCAGTTTCAGAAAAGAGATTTCTTAATTACAAAACAGATTGAACCAGGTAAGAACAGCTATTTTCAATACACTCTGGAACCTAAAGAAAGGGGAGAATATAATTTTGGAAGTTTAAATATTTTTGCGGCTTCACCGATCGGATTTATTTCAAAAAGATTCAGATTTCAAAAAGATGCTGTCCTTCCTTCTTATCCGTCTTTTATTCATCTTAGAAAGTATGAATTGATGGCTGTTCAGAGTGAATTTCTGCTTGGCGGAATCAAAAAAATAAGAAAGCTCGGCCATACCATGGAATTTGAGCAGATTAAAGAATATGTTCCTGGAGATGATATCAGAACCATCAATTGGAAAGCCACTTCCAAAACAAACCGATTGATGGTCAATCAGTTTCAGGATGAAAAATCCCAGCGTATTTTTATGCTGATAGATACAGGAAGGACTATGAAAATGCCTTTTAAAGGATTGAGCCTTCTTGATTATTCTATAAATGCAGCAATGGCATTGTCCCACATCATTTTGAAAAAAGGAGACCGTGCTGGAATGATGACTTTCTCGAAAAAAACCGAGAATAAAATAGCTGCTGAAAATAAATCCGGACAGCTGAAGAAAATTTCAGAAGCATTGTATAATGTTAACACCAATTTTTTTGAAAGTGATTTCAACAGGCTGTATCAGGATGTAAAATATTCTATCAATCAGAGGAGTTTAATTCTGCTTTTTACCAATTTTGAAACACTGGACGGGCTGAACCGCCAGCTGAAATATCTCCGCGGAATTGCAAAAAACCATTTGTTGGTCGTTGTATTTTTTAAAAATTCAGAACTTCAACATTTTATGAATAAAAACCCTGAAAGTATGCAGGAGATCTATGATGAAATTATTGCAGAGAAATTTGAATTTGAAAAGAAATTAATTATTCAGGAACTTCGCAAATATGGAATTTATACGGTTTATACCCTTCCCGAAAATTTAAATATCGATGTTATCAATAAATATCTTGAAATAAAAGCGAGAGGAATTTTATAATTTTGTATCCGGTTTAAAGATCAATGGATATAGTATTTAAAAATAAAAATTTACAATGAAAATAACACTTAACAGAATAAACGACGACTTCTTGTTTGAATGTACCAATTCTCAAGGAAATTCTATCC
Coding sequences:
- the smpB gene encoding SsrA-binding protein SmpB; the encoded protein is MKIEKTVNIFNRRARFEYEILEEFEAGMVLTGTEIKSLRSSKASITESFCQFIDGELYIINMMIDEYKLGTFYNHKTKRERKLLLHKKELLKLEKKLKDAGNTVIPLKLYINDKGKAKVLIALGRGKKLFDKREAIKDRESKRNLDRILKKS
- a CDS encoding RDD family protein, with the translated sequence MSQIAINTSQNVNINFNTASVGERMLAFTIDLLIKVAYSVTILYLFFNLFDLGYILNGLDQWSVGAIYIMLLFPTFIYPLVLESLMEGQTPGKKAMKIRVVKIDGYQASFGDYLIRWVFRLIDTSFAGVIGLIAMIVSKNNQRLGDMASGTAVISLKNNINISHTILENIHVDYVPSFPQVIALSDNDMRIIKDNYTKALRVDDRQIINKLSEKIKGILKLEIDPTKLTERQFISIVIKDYNYYTGKDN
- a CDS encoding stage II sporulation protein M; the protein is MREVYFIKQNKEKWLGIEQVIQGKMKKNPDDLSSLYINLTNDLAFAQTYYPKSNTTVYLNHLASQIFQKIYKTKRVEQNRILYFFKTEVPMLVFQYRRYLMYAFLFFILFTMMGVLSAIYDKDILTVTIPNGESYVNETISNIKKGNAVAVYQQGSTWGSTIGIIFNNIGVGAKLYLYGIFGGVGTLFALLSNSMMLGSFQYFFYDYGALKDSARGIWLHGVFEIFAMVVEAMCGLILGASILFPRTLSRFNSFKNGFKDSFKIFLSTIPFTICAGIIEGYITRHALKMPLLLNVIIIFGSLAVIGFYYFIYPSIVNKKLNNHINDAVL
- a CDS encoding GNAT family N-acetyltransferase → MKFENNKSGNGGVLTLNNETKEVGRLTYTIFPDENKLIISFVLVHAEFEGRGMGKYLVEEAIKFARENNWKVYPHCSYARAVMTRMNDVDDIFLKN
- a CDS encoding UDP-2,3-diacylglucosamine diphosphatase; the encoded protein is MKRNVELVVISDVHLGTYGCKAKELLRYLNSIHPKTLVLNGDIIDIWQFKKSYFPKPHLKVIKKIISLATKSTDVYYITGNHDEMFRKFTDFQLGKLKVCNKLCLNINQKKTWIFHGDVFDASVQHSKWIAKLGGKGYDLLIVINNVVNWFLEKMGKEKYSFSKKIKNNVKKAVKYIGDFELTASELAIDNHYDYVICGHIHQPQIRTVSNKKGSCTYMNSGDWIENLSALEYNDNKWDIFYYDDHKHLLQDDETEEIQDMNSSELLKIVTNFS
- a CDS encoding YebC/PmpR family DNA-binding transcriptional regulator, yielding MGRAFEYRKASKMARWDKMAKTFSKIGKDIALAVKAGGPDVEANPALRRCIQNAKGANMPKDNVERAIKKASGADAENYEEITYEGYGQGGVAFFIECTTNNTTRTVANVRAIFNKFDGNLGKNGELAFIFDRKGIFNIDMSQIKMDWDDFEMEMIDGGAEEIDKDEEEVMITTAFEDFGSMSHKLDELGIEVKSAELQRIPNNTKEVTEEQFKVNMKMLDRFEEDDDVQNVYHNMEITDELLNSL
- a CDS encoding DUF4013 domain-containing protein — protein: MMQFYKKRDFGTFISDSLSFFKLYGKNYFKNYILLNGLLMILLVVVCIFGYKELFMQAFGSNTSGESYYFEKYFEDNLGMLFVVGILTFLLFLLLMIVNYLYPVFYLRRLAQGQEKIKMDDILSDFKNNAKRIVFLCLGMVFIVTPLAMIVIGITSALIFIIIGIFLLLLVLPTLFNVVTFLMYDYFNSSRGFFESLSYSIRSQFSYANGRERSPYWKYWGAAIIIYIILYVITTVFTYVPMVFFYGSMFTTPHSGNFEQNPFNGAFGVAIFFIYGISMLVSFFLSNILYVNAGLMYYDSRTDLHQKVELAEIETIGINE
- a CDS encoding OmpA family protein; its protein translation is MKNLKLGISALALTVASTVFAQTTNNPWLIGVGAHAENHKAQQGNFSNTFSANNLTKTMFNMNNFSITPPLSKLTVARNIGKGLVIDWQTSVGNVENKRFNMGKEFMLMTGLGFQAKAAGLLWNEESWFDPYLRVGANYLRHDYTSLTFPRTDVNGNYVENGDGGNENGKANFFTVSTGAGANFWVTKNFGLGVQGDYVSTPGDKSNVANFWQASASLLFRFGNRDRDKDGILDKDDLCPDTPGLPEFQGCPDTDGDGVPDKDDQCPDVAGPVENNGCPWPDTDGDGVIDKDDACPTVAGPAENNGCPWPDTDGDGILDKDDACPTVPGLPEYNGCPKPKKQTAVEVENEFRNVYFDFNKSSIKAESKPALDKAADIIKKDGGHYLLEGRTDAKGSEVYNLKLSRERAASVVAALDARGVDANALKSVGVGKAKATVPATASDAERQADRKVVVTAIEDDAQWNTIAKKDYADAPVKKAVAKKKAPAKKATAKKKK
- a CDS encoding glycosyltransferase family protein, with product MKILYAFQGTGNGHVARAQEIIPILKKYASVETLISGHQSQLKADFDVNFQHRGISLLYNKTGGLSYRKTFSENKFLDAVKTIKEIELSQYDLIINDYEPLTGWACKLKKLPMIELSHQASMSFAETPKPEKKDFLGELILKYYVPSERKIGFHFENYHPQIKKPVIRRKIRKLNPDKKGYYLVYLPSFSDENIIKFLRQIPVEWKVFSKNSKLQIKVKNVEVFPIDETEYLKYFENCEGILCNAGFETPAEALFMDKKLFVIPIHNQYEQECNACALDKMGIDNSKTLKLDEIMEWVASDHHLKVNYPDNIEEILVNEVLIL